One Miscanthus floridulus cultivar M001 chromosome 11, ASM1932011v1, whole genome shotgun sequence DNA window includes the following coding sequences:
- the LOC136493492 gene encoding RHOMBOID-like protein 2: MSNADVEAGAPARAAPATTGIKPPPGRYSMASNAPYLPPSPFYYDHAAAHERHHWSWLVPLVVIANVAMFVVVMFYNNCPRSGGDCVGRGFLRRFSFQPLKENPLLGPTAATLQRYGALDWYKVVQGNQAWRLESCTWLHAGLIHLLANMISLMFIGVRLEQQFGFWKVGLVYLVSGFGGSVLSVLFIRKGVSVGASGALFGLLGAMLSELITNWSIYTNRSAAMLNLIIIAAINLAIGILPHVDNFAHIGGFATGFLLGFVLLIQPQFGWLEQPFGTKTKSKYKAYQIILLLAALVLLAAGFAVGLVMVFRGENGNDHCGWCHYLTCVPTSSWKCDN, encoded by the exons ATGTCGAACGCCGACGTGGAGGCGGGCGCCCCGGCGAGGGCGGCGCCGGCGACAACGGGGATCAAGCCTCCGCCGGGGCGGTACAGCATGGCCAGCAACGCGCCGTACTTGCCGCCGTCGCCGTTCTACTACGACCACGCGGCGGCGCACGAGCGGCACCACTGGTCGTGGCTGGTGCCGCTGGTGGTGATCGCCAACGTGGCCATGTTCGTGGTGGTCATGTTCTACAACAACTGCCCGCGCAGCGGCGGCGACTGCGTCGGCCGCGGCTTCCTCCGCCGCTTCTCCTTCCAGCCGCTCAAGGAGAACCCGCTCCTCGGCCCCACGGCCGCCAC GTTGCAGAGATACGGAGCCCTCGACTGGTACAAGGTGGTGCAAGGGAACCAGGCGTGGCGGCTGGAGTCCTGCACCTGGCTGCACGCCGGCCTCATCCACCTGCTCGCCAACATGATCAGCCTCATGTTCATCGGCGTCCGCCTGGAACAGCAGTTTGGATTCT GGAAGGTGGGGCTGGTGTACCTCGTCTCCGGCTTCGGCGGGAGCGTGCTCTCCGTCCTCTTCATCAGGAAGGGCGTCTCCGTGGGCGCCTCCGGCGCGCTCTTCGGGCTCCTGGGAGCGATGCTGTCGGAGCTCATCACCAACTGGTCCATCTACACCAACAGA TCTGCAGCCATGTTGAACCTGATCATCATCGCCGCCATCAACCTGGCGATCGGGATACTCCCGCACGTCGACAACTTCGCGCACATCGGCGGGTTCGCCACAGGCTTCCTCCTCGGCTTCGTGCTGCTGATCCAGCCTCAGTTCGGGTGGCTGGAGCAGCCCTTCGGTACCAAGACCAAGTCCAAGTACAAGGCATATCAGATCATCCTCCTGCTTGCTGCCCTGGTCTTGCTGGCCGCAGG GTTCGCTGTTGGATTGGTCATGGTGTTCAGAGGAGAGAACGGCAACGATCACTGCGGCTGGTGCCACTACCTCACCTGCGTGCCGACGTCAAGCTGGAAGTGTGACAATTGA
- the LOC136493493 gene encoding LOW QUALITY PROTEIN: probable pectin methyltransferase QUA3 (The sequence of the model RefSeq protein was modified relative to this genomic sequence to represent the inferred CDS: deleted 2 bases in 2 codons), with translation MGLLSSLPPHRRGALSGGGWQWSFFDVVWGVFLIAVVVFLALVFTPRRGDPVLTAASVAHAGGSGGAVPPCAASEVDLLPCEDPRRSSRLSREMNYYRERHCPARGEALACLVPPPRGYRVPVPWPESLHKIWHDNMPYGKIAERKGHQGWMKHEGSYFIFPGGGTMFPDGAEQYIEKLSQYVPLKTGVVRTGLDMGCGVASFGGFLLKENIMTLSFAPRDSHKSQIQFALERGIPAFLLMLGTRRLPFPAQSFDFVHCSRCLIPFTAYNGSYLIEADRLLRPGGYLIISGPPVRWKNQEKEWDELQAMAGALCYKLITVDGNTAIWKKPAEASCLPNQNGFGLDLCSTNDDPDEAWYFKLNKCVSKVSVSEEIAIGSVPRWPDRLSKPSARASVINNGASLFEADSQKWVRRVSYYKKSLGVKLGSTHIRNVMDMNAFFGGFAAAIVSDPVWVMNVVPAQKPLTLGVIYDRGLIGVYHDWCEPFSTYPRTYDLIHADAIDSLISDPISGTSRCDLFDVMLEMDRILRPEGTAVIRASPDVVDKASQIARSIRWKAQVHDSEPESGSTEKILVATKTFWKLPLTS, from the exons ATGGGGCTCCTCAGCTCCCTGCCGCCCCACCGCCGGGGGGCCTTATCGGGCGGCGGATGGCAGTGGTCGTTCTTTGACGTCGTCTGGGGGGTCTTCCTCATTGCCGTGGTCGTCTTCCTCGCGCTCGTCTTCACGCCGCGCCGCGGGGACCCCGTCCTAACCGCCGCCTCCGTCGCCCACGccggcggcagcggtggcgcgGTGCCACCGTGCGCCGCCTCGGAGGTGGACCTCCTCCCCTGCGAGGACCCGCGCCGcagctcccgcctcagccgcgaGATGAACTACTACCGCGAGCGCCACTGCCCGGCTCGTGGCGAGGCGCTCGCGTGCCTTGTGCCGCCGCCCCGAGGCTACCGCGTTCCTGTGCCCTGGCCCGAGAGCCTCCACAAG ATCTGGCATGACAACATGCCTTATGGTAAGATTGCTGAAAGAAAAGGTCATCAAGGGTGGATGAAGCATGAAGGTTCGTACTTCATTTTTCCTGGTGGCGGAACTATGTTCCCTGACGGAGCTGAACAATATATTGAAAAGCTTAGCCAGTATGTTCCACTGAAAACTGGTGTCGTCAGGACAGGTCTTGATATGGGATGCGGG GTTGCCAGCTTCGGTGGATTTTTGCTTAAGGAGAATATAATGACACTTTCATTTGCACCAAGAGATTCGCATAAGTCTCAAATACAGTTTGCCTTGGAGAGAGGAATTCCAGCATTTCTTTTGATGTTGGGCACACGCCGTCTTCCTTTTCCAGCACAGTCCTTTGATTTTGTCCATTGTTCCCGGTGTTTGATACCTTTTACTGCCTATA ATGGATCTTACTTGATTGAAGCTGACCGTCTACTTAGGCCTGGGGGCTATCTAATCATATCGGGCCCCCCTGTAAGATGGAAGAATCAGGAGAAGGAATGGGATGAACTTCAAGCAATGGCAGGAGCTTTGTGTTACAAGTTGATCACTGTAGATGGTAATACTGCCATTTGG AAAAAACCTGCTGAGGCTTCATGTCTTCCTAACCAAAATGGATTTGGCCTTGATCTGTGTAGCACCAATGATGATCCAGATGAAGCTTG GTACTTCAAGTTGAATAAATGTGTCAGTAAAGTTTCCGTGTCGGAAGAGATAGCTATAGGTTCCGTTCCCAGGTGGCCAGATAGGCTGTCTAAACCTTCTGCTAGGGCATCAGTTATCAACAATGGAGCAAGCTTGTTTGAAGCAGATAGTCAGAAGTGGGTTAGGAGAGTGTCATATTATAAAAAGTCACTTGGCGTGAAGCTTGGGAGCACACACATACGCAATGTCATGGACATGAATGCATTCTTTGGAGGATTCGCAGCCGCTATAGTGTCTGATCCTGTATGGGTTATGAATGTTGTTCCTGCTCAGAAGCCATTGACACTTGGAGTTATTTATGATAGGGGCCTTATTGGGGTTTATCATGACTG GTGTGAACCATTCTCAACATATCCCCGTACTTACGATCTCATTCATGCTGATGCAATTGACTCCTTGATAAGTGACCCGATTTCAGGCACTAGCAG ATGTGACCTGTTTGATGTCATGTTGGAGATGGACCGCATACTGCGCCCA GAAGGAACTGCCGTTATACGGGCCTCCCCAGATGTGGTAGACAAGGCATCACAGATTGCTCGATCGATTCGGTGGAAAGCCCAGGTGCATGACAGTGAGCCAGAATCAGGTAGTACCGAGAAAATACTTGTGGCTACGAAAACATTTTGGAAGCTGCCACTAACATCATAA